A stretch of the Polaribacter pacificus genome encodes the following:
- a CDS encoding DUF4136 domain-containing protein, which produces MLFLLISCSTTKVVYDYDVKTNFKAYKTYSFYEDVGAGFNNLDVNRTLAILEKELTVLGYTKAETPDFYINFSGNREGVANNEQVSVGFGNRGANIGIGIPLGSKKVLEKFTLDFIDHKTDQLIWQGVSKGTIKEQYTPEQRIAYLEKSIAKILSKFPPKKNN; this is translated from the coding sequence ATGCTGTTTTTATTGATTTCATGTTCAACCACTAAAGTTGTCTATGATTATGATGTAAAAACTAATTTTAAGGCATATAAAACCTATTCTTTTTATGAAGATGTAGGAGCTGGCTTTAATAATTTGGACGTAAACAGAACCCTTGCGATTTTAGAAAAAGAGTTGACAGTCTTGGGGTATACAAAAGCAGAAACTCCAGATTTTTACATCAATTTTAGTGGTAATAGAGAAGGAGTGGCTAACAATGAGCAAGTTTCTGTTGGTTTTGGTAATCGAGGGGCAAATATTGGTATCGGAATCCCACTTGGGTCTAAAAAAGTATTGGAAAAATTTACCTTAGATTTTATTGATCATAAAACCGATCAGTTAATTTGGCAAGGTGTTTCTAAAGGAACCATTAAAGAACAATATACCCCAGAGCAGCGGATAGCCTATTTAGAAAAAAGCATTGCAAAGATTTTGTCTAAGTTTCCACCAAAGAAAAATAACTAA
- a CDS encoding M28 family peptidase, translated as MKKIGTLLIAIVLMYSCNTANKKASSEITVESIDTTTVRKHLYTLASDEFEGRKTGTPGIEKAAQYIEGEFKRIGLKTYDGLPDFRQNFTFTDRRTKEEMKAFNVVGVLEGKSKKDEYVVVSGHYDHLGVRKSEGQLDSIYNGADDDASGTTAVMALAEYFAKKGNNERSIIFIAFTGEEMGMLGSRHFGKDVDASKFVAGINIEMIGKDSEFGPKTAWLTGFDRSDFGKIIQKNLEGTGYVLHPDPYDKQNLFFRSDNASLARLGIPSHTFSTVPLPTDPHYHKASDEANTLKVSVITETIRAIALGTESIINGTDTPTRVVLEETKKK; from the coding sequence ATGAAAAAAATAGGTACACTTTTAATCGCCATCGTATTGATGTATTCTTGCAATACAGCCAATAAAAAGGCAAGTTCAGAAATTACTGTAGAGAGTATTGATACAACTACGGTTCGCAAACATTTATACACCTTGGCCTCTGATGAGTTTGAAGGAAGAAAAACAGGAACTCCTGGTATAGAAAAAGCAGCCCAATATATAGAAGGAGAGTTTAAAAGAATTGGATTAAAAACCTATGATGGTTTACCAGATTTTAGACAGAATTTCACCTTTACAGACAGAAGAACCAAAGAAGAAATGAAAGCCTTTAATGTGGTGGGTGTTCTAGAAGGAAAAAGCAAAAAGGATGAGTATGTTGTGGTTTCAGGACATTATGATCATCTTGGAGTTAGAAAATCAGAAGGACAGTTAGATAGCATCTATAATGGTGCCGATGATGATGCATCAGGAACTACTGCTGTAATGGCCTTGGCAGAATATTTTGCTAAAAAAGGCAATAATGAGCGCAGTATTATTTTTATCGCTTTTACCGGTGAGGAAATGGGAATGTTGGGTTCAAGACATTTTGGAAAAGACGTAGATGCTAGCAAGTTTGTTGCTGGGATTAATATAGAAATGATCGGAAAAGATTCAGAATTTGGACCAAAGACTGCTTGGTTAACTGGTTTTGATCGTTCTGATTTTGGGAAGATTATTCAAAAGAATCTAGAAGGAACAGGCTATGTTTTGCATCCAGATCCATATGACAAGCAAAACTTGTTTTTTAGATCAGACAATGCTTCTTTAGCAAGATTGGGAATTCCATCTCATACTTTTTCTACAGTTCCATTACCAACGGATCCACATTATCACAAAGCATCTGATGAGGCAAACACTTTAAAAGTATCTGTGATTACAGAAACGATTAGAGCCATTGCTTTAGGAACAGAAAGCATCATTAATGGTACAGATACTCCAACTAGAGTAGTGTTAGAAGAGACTAAGAAAAAATAA
- a CDS encoding UDP-N-acetylmuramate--L-alanine ligase, with amino-acid sequence MSKIHFIAIGGSAMHNLAIALFKKGYQITGSDDAIHEPSKSRLLKYNLLPQDLGWFPERITTDLDAVVLGMHAKPDNAELLKAQELGVKIYSYPEFLYEQSKDKTRVVIGGSHGKTTITSMILHVLNYHEKEVDFMVGAQLEGFETMVHLTETNEFILLEGDEYLSSPIDRRPKFHLYKPNIALLSGIAWDHINVFPTFENYVAQFKIFTDSLTNGGIMVYNSEDPIVKEVVEGSENHIKKYAYSTPLHRVENGISYLETPEGDLPLEIFGNHNLQNLAGAKWICQHMGIDEDDFYEAIASFKGANKRLEKIIETPSSVVFKDFAHSPSKVSATTQAVKDQYTNRKLIACLELHTYSSLNATFLEEYVGALSAADVAVVFYSPDAVKIKQLDSVSKEQIAKAFQREDLIIYTNPAEFKAFLFDQNLKDSALLLMSSGDYGGLDFEEVKTLV; translated from the coding sequence ATGTCTAAAATACATTTTATTGCTATTGGAGGGAGTGCTATGCATAACTTAGCAATCGCATTGTTTAAAAAAGGGTATCAAATTACTGGAAGCGATGATGCCATTCATGAACCGTCAAAATCAAGACTTTTAAAATACAATTTGCTGCCTCAAGATTTGGGTTGGTTTCCAGAAAGGATCACCACAGATTTAGACGCTGTTGTCTTGGGGATGCATGCAAAACCAGACAATGCAGAGTTGTTAAAAGCACAAGAACTAGGAGTCAAAATCTATTCGTATCCAGAGTTTTTATATGAGCAATCCAAAGATAAAACAAGAGTAGTTATTGGAGGGTCACATGGTAAAACCACCATAACTTCCATGATTCTACACGTTTTAAATTATCATGAAAAAGAAGTAGACTTTATGGTAGGAGCTCAATTAGAAGGCTTTGAAACCATGGTACATTTAACAGAGACTAATGAGTTTATTCTTTTAGAAGGAGATGAGTACTTAAGCTCTCCAATAGATAGACGTCCTAAATTCCATTTATACAAACCCAATATTGCTTTGCTAAGTGGTATTGCCTGGGATCATATTAATGTGTTTCCGACTTTTGAAAACTATGTAGCGCAATTTAAGATTTTTACAGATTCACTTACCAATGGTGGAATCATGGTTTATAATTCTGAGGATCCTATTGTAAAAGAAGTTGTAGAAGGATCAGAAAATCATATAAAAAAATACGCATACAGCACGCCGCTTCATCGCGTAGAAAATGGGATTAGCTATTTAGAAACTCCAGAAGGAGATTTGCCTTTGGAGATTTTTGGAAATCACAATCTACAAAACTTAGCAGGTGCTAAATGGATTTGCCAACATATGGGCATAGATGAGGATGATTTTTACGAAGCCATAGCTAGTTTTAAAGGTGCAAATAAGCGTCTAGAAAAAATTATAGAAACACCAAGCAGTGTTGTTTTTAAAGATTTTGCTCACAGTCCAAGTAAGGTGTCTGCTACCACACAGGCAGTAAAAGATCAATATACTAACAGAAAACTTATTGCTTGTCTAGAACTACATACCTACTCTAGCTTAAACGCAACCTTTTTAGAAGAATACGTGGGGGCACTTTCTGCAGCTGATGTAGCAGTGGTTTTTTACTCTCCTGACGCTGTAAAAATTAAACAATTAGATTCGGTTTCTAAAGAGCAAATTGCCAAAGCTTTTCAACGAGAAGATCTAATCATCTATACAAATCCAGCTGAGTTTAAGGCCTTTTTATTTGACCAAAACTTAAAAGATTCAGCTTTGTTGTTAATGAGTTCTGGAGATTATGGCGGCTTAGATTTTGAAGAGGTTAAGACTTTGGTTTAA
- a CDS encoding alpha-2-macroglobulin family protein: MKKTSLLILLFTILYSSSIQAQKSYEKVWDSIEKLEIKKLPKSALKLVDSLYTKASKEHNSSQQIKALFYKSKFSLLLDEDAQLGIINAFKAQIKSSSFPTKNILKNIIANLYWQYFYQHRYDFYQRTQTAQKVDPSDFRTWDLKTLFKEVHINFQQSLAEKEKLQKLTTNEFSAIIQPVAATKTYRPSLYDFLANNALDFYKTPENTIAKPTAIFTIDKPMYFSDATAFSTLPLETKDSLSLQYQALKIYQDLTVYHLKNNNIAALAFTTLDRLKFVNQNAVFQDKKTLLLKALDEGYKRYNNHTIGGLYGYEIVRIYMSKGTDYPNSKIKEDVFKIAEALQICNTIINRFPKSLAAENCRRLKASITSKTLSIKAEKNVPIGKKQRLFINYKNIETLYFTSYLISKNEQNLLNKIYNLEARVNFIKNLTQTNQWTSKLRNIKDFRAHSTEVITPKFKGGNYLIVVSESNTLNASKIFGSTSVQVTNLALVESHKDRVYRYQVVNRNNGKPIKNASITISNPNRNSGALINKTIKTNKKGFATFKSPYTYLNCEITVAHKKDNGYFGNNTVIQHKKSELTTNKEVENSVIKPFLFTDRSIYRPGQTVYFKTIFVKTDKKNSTPFTNQYVQIKLLSQNRQLVKSIDLKLNEYGSAAGTFTIPDNGLTGYYSFEFDKSEKVESTFYKTADYIFVGNYNNKILVEEYKRPRFQTEFKPITSTFKLNDSVTVSGFAKSYSGTSISQAKVTYKVIRRVELPTWFYWRHYFRNTAPQEISFGETTTNSKGEFNIRFNALPDASISKENLPIFKYEIIADVTDVNGETRSNSTLIKVGYHSLVATLSLPVKINKRATRQSIKITTKNLNNQFVAAKGTVKIFKLQAPKAPLRERAWSAPEYQDISEKEFRKLFPNVPYLEEEANELNWKKGTLVYQSTFDTGSTDEIYFEIGKLWKTGKYSVILESKDPYNQTVKDEQHFSLFDPKSKKVTDNELFSIYTDKSFYNPNESIELKLASASKDLTVTLMVEAKGIPSKIYTIHLNNNTKTLKIPIENRELSSLNINYHFVNYNAFTKNKLRIPIVKQQSSLTLQTTSFRDKLKPGQTETWSFSLKNDTNDGVAAEILASMYDASLDDFKEHQWQFQPIAPKYDYSYNSTRANNSFGSTSFSIKNIKHYYSGYKQLTFDSYNWFGFHLDGNQWRQRRYFQRITQIPKTAIIVESGIFNGTVTGIVVDKNGGPLPNANISIKGSMAGTETNFDGNFSLSAKKGDVLVFSYIGYLSAEVVVGNASQIEVRLIEDANVLDEVVVTGLGISREDVSLGYAMQGKVAGIAIETEKARKDLATVKARKNLNETAFFYPQLTTDKDGNVRFNFTVPEALTQWKLQLLAHTQNLQTTSKTLTAVTQKELMVVPNAPRFLRQGDEITFSAKISNLTSEQLSGSVQLDLTDVITGKEINADLKNTNSVKPFKVDKNGNIAVSWDLSIPNTVQAIQYKIIAKAGDFSDGEQNILPVLSNKMLVTETLPLWVRSNETKTFRLDKLKDNNSLTLKNHKLTLEMTSNPAWYAVQAMPYLMEYFNESSEQTFSKYYANSLASHIVNSNPRIKNVFKSWQSSEALISNLEKNQELKSIVIQETPWLRDAQSETEQKKRIALLFDLNLMQNSQNRAINYLKTLQLNNGGFPWFKGFKAASIFITQHIASGFGHLKKIGVSSLDETAQQLIENAVEFSDGFILQSYSKLLDSAEKLEQKASSKASGTKAAKKFLAQNHLNYTQIQYLYMRSFYKELPLDAKTEQAVAYYKNQAKKYWGEFGLYGQGQIALALFRTDDKVTAKNIIASLKENSINSDELGMYWKKNIPGYYFYEAPIETQALLIEAFSEIENDIETIDLLKTWLLKHKQTNQWKTTKATTEAIYALLLTGRDWISITDMVAVKIGDKKIAPTQQENSQVEAGTGYYKTNWYGKDIRPKMAEVSVTKKGNGIAWGALYWEYFEDLDKITPAETPLKIKKKLFLKVNSSTGKMLKEIKKDTYLKIGDLVTIRIEIRSDRVMEFIHLKDMRASGFEPINVLSSYKRQGTLGYYESTRDAATNFFFDTLPKGVHILEYDVRVNQAGSFSNGITTIQSMYAPEFSSHSEGIRIKSEK, translated from the coding sequence ATGAAAAAAACCTCCCTACTCATTTTATTATTTACGATACTCTACTCCTCAAGCATACAAGCACAAAAGAGCTACGAAAAAGTTTGGGATAGTATTGAAAAATTAGAAATCAAGAAGTTGCCAAAATCTGCATTAAAGCTTGTAGATTCATTGTACACAAAAGCTTCAAAAGAGCACAATTCAAGCCAACAGATTAAAGCACTGTTCTATAAAAGTAAGTTTTCTTTGTTGCTTGATGAAGATGCGCAACTGGGCATCATTAATGCCTTTAAAGCACAGATAAAATCAAGTAGCTTTCCTACAAAAAACATACTAAAAAACATTATTGCCAATTTGTATTGGCAATATTTCTATCAGCACCGCTATGATTTTTATCAAAGAACTCAAACAGCTCAAAAAGTTGATCCTTCAGATTTTAGAACCTGGGATCTAAAAACACTTTTTAAAGAGGTTCATATAAATTTTCAACAATCATTAGCAGAAAAAGAAAAGCTACAAAAGCTAACTACTAATGAGTTTTCTGCAATTATACAACCTGTAGCAGCCACTAAAACATACCGCCCAAGCTTGTATGATTTTTTAGCGAATAATGCCTTAGATTTTTACAAAACACCAGAAAACACCATCGCTAAACCCACTGCTATTTTTACCATTGACAAACCCATGTACTTTTCAGATGCAACTGCTTTTTCTACACTACCTCTTGAGACAAAAGACAGCTTGTCATTACAGTACCAAGCATTAAAAATTTATCAAGATTTAACCGTTTATCATTTAAAAAACAACAACATAGCTGCCTTAGCATTTACCACTCTTGATCGATTAAAATTTGTCAATCAAAATGCTGTTTTTCAAGATAAAAAAACCCTCTTATTAAAAGCATTAGACGAAGGTTACAAACGATATAACAACCATACTATTGGCGGTTTATACGGATATGAAATTGTCCGTATTTACATGAGCAAAGGGACTGACTACCCAAATTCTAAAATAAAAGAAGATGTCTTTAAGATTGCAGAAGCTTTACAAATTTGCAATACAATTATCAATAGGTTTCCTAAAAGTTTGGCCGCAGAAAATTGCAGAAGATTAAAAGCAAGCATCACTTCTAAAACCCTAAGCATCAAGGCCGAAAAAAACGTTCCAATAGGCAAAAAACAACGTCTTTTTATCAATTACAAAAACATTGAAACCTTATACTTTACAAGTTATTTAATTAGCAAAAATGAACAAAATCTACTAAATAAAATATACAATTTAGAAGCCCGCGTTAACTTCATAAAAAACCTAACACAAACAAACCAATGGACTTCTAAACTTAGAAACATCAAAGATTTTAGAGCGCATAGTACAGAAGTTATCACTCCTAAATTTAAGGGTGGTAATTACCTTATCGTTGTTTCAGAAAGCAACACACTTAATGCCAGTAAAATCTTTGGATCTACTTCTGTACAAGTAACTAATTTGGCTTTGGTTGAAAGCCATAAAGACCGAGTTTATCGATATCAAGTAGTTAACAGAAACAATGGAAAACCAATAAAAAATGCTTCGATTACAATAAGCAATCCTAATAGAAATTCTGGGGCACTTATAAATAAAACAATAAAAACTAACAAGAAAGGTTTTGCCACATTTAAGAGCCCATACACCTATCTAAATTGCGAAATTACAGTCGCTCATAAAAAAGACAATGGCTATTTTGGCAACAACACTGTAATCCAACATAAAAAAAGTGAGCTAACAACTAATAAAGAGGTTGAAAACAGTGTTATTAAGCCCTTTCTCTTTACTGACAGAAGCATCTACAGACCTGGACAAACTGTTTATTTTAAAACCATTTTTGTAAAAACTGACAAGAAAAATAGTACTCCTTTTACAAATCAGTATGTGCAAATTAAGCTGTTATCACAAAACCGTCAACTAGTAAAAAGTATCGATTTAAAACTCAATGAATACGGATCTGCCGCAGGTACATTTACAATTCCTGACAATGGATTAACGGGGTATTATTCTTTTGAATTTGATAAAAGTGAAAAAGTTGAAAGCACTTTTTACAAAACTGCTGATTATATATTTGTTGGCAACTATAATAACAAAATTTTAGTTGAAGAATACAAGCGACCTCGTTTTCAAACCGAATTTAAACCCATTACAAGCACTTTTAAGCTAAACGATTCTGTAACCGTTAGTGGTTTTGCAAAATCGTATTCAGGAACTTCTATTAGCCAGGCAAAAGTGACTTATAAAGTAATTCGAAGAGTTGAACTGCCTACTTGGTTTTATTGGAGGCACTACTTTAGAAATACTGCTCCACAAGAAATAAGCTTTGGCGAAACAACCACAAATAGCAAAGGAGAATTTAACATCCGTTTTAATGCCCTACCCGATGCCAGTATTTCAAAAGAAAATCTTCCTATTTTTAAGTATGAAATCATAGCAGATGTCACAGATGTTAATGGAGAAACTCGGAGCAACAGTACTCTGATTAAGGTTGGATATCATTCTTTAGTAGCAACACTTTCTTTGCCCGTAAAAATTAACAAAAGAGCCACTAGGCAATCAATAAAAATAACAACCAAAAACCTAAACAACCAGTTTGTAGCAGCAAAGGGAACTGTAAAAATATTTAAACTTCAGGCGCCAAAAGCCCCTCTAAGAGAACGAGCTTGGTCAGCACCAGAATATCAAGATATTTCTGAGAAAGAATTTAGAAAACTCTTTCCGAATGTGCCTTATTTAGAAGAAGAAGCCAATGAATTGAATTGGAAAAAGGGGACCTTGGTTTATCAATCAACCTTTGACACAGGCAGCACGGATGAAATTTATTTTGAGATTGGAAAACTCTGGAAAACAGGAAAGTACAGTGTTATTTTAGAAAGCAAAGACCCTTATAATCAGACCGTAAAAGATGAGCAGCACTTTAGTCTTTTTGACCCAAAATCAAAAAAAGTTACTGACAATGAACTGTTTAGCATTTATACAGACAAATCTTTTTACAATCCTAATGAAAGTATAGAATTAAAATTAGCTTCTGCTTCTAAAGACCTCACTGTAACCCTAATGGTAGAAGCAAAAGGTATCCCTTCAAAAATTTATACCATTCATTTAAACAACAACACAAAAACATTAAAAATACCAATAGAAAATAGAGAGCTAAGTTCACTTAATATCAATTATCATTTTGTCAATTACAATGCGTTTACTAAAAATAAACTTCGCATACCGATTGTAAAACAACAAAGCTCATTAACTCTACAAACAACTAGCTTTAGAGACAAGCTAAAACCTGGACAAACCGAAACCTGGAGTTTTAGCCTTAAAAACGATACAAATGATGGGGTTGCAGCAGAAATACTTGCCTCTATGTATGATGCCTCTTTAGATGACTTTAAAGAACATCAATGGCAATTTCAACCGATTGCACCAAAATATGATTACTCATACAATAGCACAAGAGCAAACAACAGCTTTGGATCTACAAGCTTTAGCATTAAAAACATAAAACACTATTATAGCGGCTACAAACAATTAACTTTTGACAGCTATAATTGGTTTGGTTTTCACCTTGATGGAAATCAATGGAGGCAAAGAAGATACTTTCAGCGTATAACTCAAATACCAAAAACAGCTATAATTGTAGAAAGTGGGATTTTTAACGGGACTGTGACTGGGATTGTTGTTGATAAGAATGGTGGGCCTCTACCTAATGCAAATATAAGCATCAAAGGAAGCATGGCTGGAACAGAAACTAATTTTGACGGCAATTTTTCACTCAGTGCTAAAAAAGGAGATGTGCTGGTTTTTAGCTATATCGGTTACCTAAGCGCAGAAGTTGTGGTCGGAAATGCCTCTCAGATAGAAGTTCGATTAATTGAGGACGCAAATGTTTTGGATGAGGTTGTTGTTACTGGATTGGGAATCTCTAGAGAAGATGTAAGTTTAGGATATGCAATGCAAGGAAAAGTTGCCGGTATAGCAATAGAGACAGAAAAAGCAAGAAAGGACTTGGCTACTGTTAAGGCTCGTAAAAACTTAAATGAAACAGCTTTTTTTTACCCTCAGTTAACTACAGATAAAGACGGTAACGTTCGTTTTAATTTTACAGTTCCAGAAGCACTAACCCAATGGAAGTTACAATTGCTAGCACATACCCAAAATTTACAAACTACCAGTAAAACATTAACTGCGGTTACGCAGAAAGAATTAATGGTTGTACCCAATGCACCACGTTTTTTACGTCAAGGAGATGAAATTACGTTTAGTGCCAAGATAAGCAACCTCACTTCTGAGCAGCTCAGTGGTTCTGTACAATTAGATTTAACAGATGTAATTACAGGAAAAGAAATTAATGCCGATCTAAAAAACACAAACAGTGTAAAACCGTTTAAGGTAGATAAAAATGGAAACATTGCTGTTTCATGGGATTTAAGCATCCCAAATACTGTACAAGCAATCCAATATAAAATAATTGCAAAGGCAGGAGACTTTTCTGATGGAGAGCAAAACATACTTCCTGTTTTATCCAACAAAATGTTAGTGACAGAAACCCTACCTCTTTGGGTGAGATCTAATGAGACAAAAACATTTAGGTTAGACAAACTAAAAGACAACAACTCTTTAACTTTAAAGAATCATAAATTAACACTAGAAATGACTTCAAACCCCGCATGGTATGCTGTCCAGGCCATGCCTTATTTAATGGAGTACTTTAATGAAAGTTCAGAGCAAACTTTTTCTAAATACTATGCAAATAGCTTGGCTAGTCATATCGTTAATTCAAACCCAAGAATTAAAAATGTTTTTAAGAGCTGGCAATCATCAGAAGCTTTGATTTCTAATTTAGAAAAAAATCAAGAATTAAAATCTATAGTAATACAGGAAACACCATGGCTGCGTGATGCACAATCAGAAACTGAACAGAAAAAAAGAATTGCCTTATTATTTGATTTAAACTTGATGCAGAATAGCCAAAACAGAGCCATAAACTACCTTAAAACTTTACAGCTAAACAATGGTGGGTTTCCTTGGTTTAAGGGCTTTAAAGCTGCGAGTATTTTTATCACTCAGCATATAGCTAGTGGCTTTGGTCATCTAAAAAAAATAGGAGTGTCTAGCCTTGACGAAACAGCACAACAGCTCATAGAAAATGCAGTAGAATTTTCTGATGGTTTTATCTTACAAAGCTATTCAAAGCTCTTAGACAGCGCTGAAAAACTTGAGCAAAAAGCAAGTTCAAAAGCTTCTGGAACCAAAGCAGCAAAAAAATTCTTAGCTCAGAATCACTTAAATTATACGCAAATACAATATCTCTACATGCGTAGTTTTTACAAAGAACTACCCCTAGATGCGAAAACAGAACAAGCAGTGGCTTATTATAAAAATCAAGCTAAAAAATACTGGGGTGAATTTGGTCTTTATGGCCAAGGTCAAATTGCCTTAGCACTTTTTAGAACTGATGATAAGGTGACTGCAAAAAACATCATTGCCTCTTTAAAAGAGAACAGCATAAACTCTGATGAACTGGGCATGTATTGGAAAAAAAATATTCCGGGCTATTATTTTTATGAAGCTCCAATAGAGACACAAGCCTTACTAATTGAAGCCTTTTCTGAGATTGAAAACGATATAGAAACCATCGACCTTTTAAAAACTTGGCTGTTAAAACACAAGCAAACAAATCAATGGAAGACTACCAAAGCAACTACCGAAGCCATTTATGCCTTACTCCTAACAGGTAGAGATTGGATTTCTATTACTGATATGGTTGCTGTAAAAATTGGTGATAAAAAAATAGCCCCAACTCAACAAGAAAATTCACAGGTTGAAGCCGGAACAGGATACTATAAAACCAATTGGTACGGCAAAGACATACGTCCTAAAATGGCTGAGGTCTCTGTGACTAAAAAAGGAAACGGAATTGCTTGGGGAGCACTGTATTGGGAATATTTTGAAGATCTTGACAAGATCACTCCAGCCGAGACACCTCTTAAAATAAAGAAAAAACTGTTTTTAAAAGTAAATAGCAGTACAGGAAAAATGCTTAAAGAAATTAAAAAAGACACCTACTTAAAAATTGGGGATTTGGTTACGATACGCATAGAAATTCGCTCTGATAGAGTCATGGAATTTATTCATTTAAAAGACATGCGTGCCTCTGGGTTTGAACCGATAAATGTACTTTCTAGCTACAAAAGACAAGGTACTTTAGGCTATTATGAAAGCACTAGAGATGCTGCCACTAATTTCTTTTTTGATACGTTACCAAAAGGCGTTCATATACTTGAATATGATGTTCGAGTAAACCAAGCTGGTAGCTTTAGCAATGGCATCACAACCATACAGAGCATGTACGCACCAGAGTTTAGCAGTCATTCTGAAGGCATCCGAATTAAGAGCGAAAAATAA
- a CDS encoding nucleotidyltransferase family protein: protein MMNYKEALYFIGKCLTINYEAHNRKIVEHQIIKNDVNWELVVKISTEHYVFPALYCNLNRANLLSLLPKDLVDFMKEITDLNRERNLQIIEQAKEINSILLANTTRPIFLKGTGNLLEGLYEDIAERMVGDIDFIIAESELENAVNILKKHGYRERVKSEFKPLIFRHYPRLVHKKQIAAVEIHKEVVIKKYTNDFSYKTLRKQLIKTKQGQVVLSYKNQLLLSAFAYQINDRGQQLNMIALRNAYDVFLLSKKTNNTQYIDKNSKIYRPLYGFMLLCKEVFNHPSSIQIPNDFSAKKSLNKFQQLLANPEQIQKRKQKIDRIYIFKTRIFILLEAVYKKETRNWLFAKFADKDWQKSKLSQLGFKPKS, encoded by the coding sequence ATGATGAACTATAAAGAAGCTTTGTACTTTATAGGAAAATGCTTAACCATAAACTATGAAGCACACAATAGAAAAATAGTTGAGCATCAAATAATAAAAAACGATGTCAACTGGGAACTAGTAGTTAAGATAAGCACAGAGCACTATGTGTTTCCTGCTCTGTACTGCAATCTTAACAGAGCAAATCTACTTTCTCTTTTACCAAAAGACCTGGTAGATTTCATGAAAGAAATTACCGATCTAAACAGAGAACGAAACTTACAAATTATAGAACAAGCCAAAGAAATCAACAGCATATTATTAGCCAATACTACTAGGCCTATTTTCTTAAAAGGTACCGGAAACTTACTTGAAGGTCTTTATGAAGATATCGCAGAAAGAATGGTTGGTGATATAGATTTTATAATTGCAGAAAGTGAACTCGAAAATGCCGTAAACATATTAAAAAAACATGGCTATAGAGAGCGGGTAAAATCAGAGTTTAAGCCTCTAATATTTCGGCATTATCCAAGATTGGTGCATAAAAAACAAATTGCTGCTGTAGAGATCCACAAAGAAGTTGTCATCAAGAAATACACAAATGATTTTTCATACAAGACACTTAGAAAACAACTAATCAAGACCAAACAGGGCCAAGTTGTTTTAAGCTACAAAAACCAACTATTGTTAAGTGCTTTTGCCTATCAAATTAACGATCGTGGACAGCAATTAAATATGATTGCCTTACGGAATGCTTATGATGTTTTTTTGCTATCCAAAAAGACTAACAATACACAATATATTGACAAAAATTCAAAAATTTACAGGCCTCTATATGGCTTTATGCTCTTATGCAAAGAAGTTTTTAATCACCCTAGCAGTATTCAAATCCCAAATGATTTTTCTGCTAAAAAATCTCTAAATAAATTTCAGCAACTGCTAGCCAATCCAGAACAAATTCAAAAACGAAAACAAAAAATAGATAGGATCTACATCTTTAAAACACGTATATTCATCTTACTAGAAGCGGTATATAAAAAAGAAACTCGTAATTGGCTGTTTGCTAAATTTGCTGATAAGGATTGGCAAAAAAGTAAGCTTAGCCAGTTAGGATTTAAACCAAAGTCTTAA